A genomic window from Chaetodon trifascialis isolate fChaTrf1 chromosome 22, fChaTrf1.hap1, whole genome shotgun sequence includes:
- the dcn gene encoding decorin, with the protein MRSACLSLLLVTACWALPFRQSGFLDFMMEDEAGSGLPEITPDLALPSIPEGPKCPFRCQCHLRVIQCSDLGLKAVPGDIPDDTTLLDLQNNKITEIKENDFKNLKGLHALILVNNKITIIHAKALSPLTKLQRLYLSKNMLKEMPANMPKSLQELRIHENEITKIKKASFQGMSHVIVMELGSNPLKSAGIDAGAFADLKRVSYIRIADTNITDIPKGLPNSLSELHLDGNKITKVTASNLQGLKNLAKLGLSFNEISSVENGTLGNVPHLRELHLDNNALTSVPPGLSDHKYIQVVYLHANKIAAVGTGDFCPPGLNSKKAMYSGISLFSNPVPYWEVQPITFRCVFDRSAIQLGNYRKK; encoded by the exons ATGAGgtcagcctgtctctctctgctcctggtcaCTGCCTGCTGGGCTCTGCCCTTCCGCCAGTCCGGCTTCCTAGACTTCATGATGGAGGATGAGGCGGGATCAGGTCTGCCTGAAATAACTCCAGATTTAGCCCTTCCTTCCATTCCTGAAGGACCCAAGTGCCCCTTCAGGTGCCAGTGCCACCTGCGTGTGATCCAGTGCTCTGACCTCG GCCTGAAGGCGGTTCCTGGGGACATCCCAGACGACACCACCCTGCTGGACCTGCAGAACAACAAGATCACTGAGATCAAGGAGAATGACTTCAAGAACCTCAAAGGACTACAT GCTCTGATCCTGGTGAACAACAAAATCACTATCATCCACGCCAAGGCTCTCAGCCCTCTGACCAAGCTGCAGCGTCTCTACCTGTCCAAGAACATGCTCAAGGAAATGCCCGCCAACATGCCCAAGAGCCTGCAGGAGCTGCGCATCCATGAGAATGAAATCACCAAGATCAAGAAGGCCTCCTTCCAGGGCATGTCCCATGTCATCGTCATGG agCTCGGGTCCAACCCTCTGAAGAGCGCAGGAATCGACGCCGGTGCTTTCGCTGACCTGAAAAGGGTCTCTTACATTCGCATTGCAGACACTAACATTACAGATATCCCCAAAG GTCTGCCCAACTCTCTGTCTGAGCTCCACCTGGATGGAAACAAAATCACCAAAGTGACTGCCAGCAACCTCCAGGGCCTGAAGAACCTGGCCAA GCTTGGGCTGAGCTTCAATGAGATCAGCTCTGTGGAAAATGGCACACTGGGTAACGTCCCCCACCTGCGAGAGCTGCACCTCGACAACAACGCTTTGACCAGTGTTCCTCCTGGCCTGTCCGACCACAAGTACATCCAG GTGGTCTACCTCCATGCCAACAAGATTGCTGCTGTGGGAACAGGGGACTTCTGTCCTCCTGGCCTCAACAGCAAGAAGGCCATGTACTCTGGCATCAGCCTGTTCAGCAACCCTGTGCCTTACTGGGAAGTTCAGCCAATCACCTTCCGCTGCGTCTTCGACCGCTCCGCCATCCAGCTCGGAAACTACAGGAAGAAGTAG